In the Heteronotia binoei isolate CCM8104 ecotype False Entrance Well chromosome 13, APGP_CSIRO_Hbin_v1, whole genome shotgun sequence genome, one interval contains:
- the LOC132581979 gene encoding olfactory receptor 1468-like translates to MNHRNTTEVSEFLLRGFPFQLEVQRLLFPVFLSVYLLILLGNVTIILLIRSDTQLLQTPMYFLLSHLALADLGFTSTTIPKVLDNLLSQKKTISYRGCLAQMYFYLFFCNSDSFLLASMAYDRYVAICCPLRYSTMMSHRRCLQLATMSWLLPIIDSLLYTLLLARVEFCDPEEIPHFFCDVVPFLSVCCSDTSLIETLLLTEGMVDILGPFVLIILSYALIFYTIMKIPSAVGKRKAFSTCGSHICVVVLFYGTVSWVYLKPNSKNLDHQDTVAAVMYTIVTPVLNPFIYSLRNSEMKAAMKRIMKRHF, encoded by the coding sequence ATGAATCACAGGAACACAACTGAAGTTTCTGAGTTCCTCCTCCGAGGTTTTCCATTCCAGCTGGAGGTCCAAAGGCTTCTCTTCCCTGTTTTCCTTTCTGTCTATCTGCTCATCCTCCTGGGAAACGTCACAATCATCTTGTTGATCCGTTCTGACACACAGCTCCTCCAGACTCCCATGTACTTCCTGCTCAGCCACCTTGCCCTAGCTGATCTTGGTTTCACCTCCACCACCATCCCCAAGGTATTAGATAACCTGCTGTCTCAGAAGAAGACTATCTCCTACCGTGGTTGTCTGGCCCAGATGTATTTCTATTTGTTTTTTTGTAACTCAGACAGCTTCCTACTGGCTTCCATGGCCTACGATCGCTATGTGGCTATCTGCTGCCCGCTACGCTATTCTACCATGATGAGCCACAGGCGTTGCCTTCAACTGGCCACAATGTCCTGGCTTCTCCCCATAATTGACTCACTGCTTTATACTCTTTTGCTAGCGCGTGTTGAGTTCTGTGACCCTGAAGAGATCCCTCATTTCTTCTGTGATGTTGTCCCATTTTTATCTGTCTGCTGCTCTGATACGAGCCTCATAGAAACACTTCTGCTGACTGAGGGGATGGTGGATATCTTGGGGCCCTTTGTGCTCATTATTCTTTCGTACGCCCTCATCTTTTATACCATCATGAAAATTCCATCTGCCGTCGGGAAGCGCAAGGCTTTCTCCACATGCGGGTCCCACATTTGTGTGGTGGTCTTGTTTTATGGCACTGTAAGCTGGGTGTATTTAAAGCCGAATTCCAAGAACTTAGACCACCAGGACACAGTGGCAGCTGTGATGTATACCATAGTGACCCCCGTGTTGAATCCTTTCATCTACAGCCTCAGGAACAGCGAGATGAAGGCGGCCATGAAGAGGATCATGAAGCGACATTTTTGA
- the LOC132581978 gene encoding olfactory receptor 1361-like — protein sequence MNHRNRTEVSEFLLRGFPSQPEVQRLLFLLFLSVYLLILLGNVTIILLIRSNTQLLHTPMYFLLSHLALADLGFTSTTIPKVLDNLLSQKKTISYHGCLAQMYFYMSFGNTDSFLLASMAYDRYVAICCPLHYSNMMSHRRCLQLATVSWLLPIIDSLLYSVLLSRVEFCDPEEIPHFFCDVVPLLSVCCSDTSLIETLLLTEGMVDILGPFVVIILSYALIFYTIMKIPSAVGKRKAFSTCGSHICVVILFYGTVSWVYLKPNSKNLDHQDTVAAVLYTIVTPVLNPFIYSLRNSEMRAAMKRVITRHF from the coding sequence ATGAATCACAGGAACAGAACAGAAGTTTCTGAGTTCCTCCTCCGAGGTTTTCCATCCCAGCCAGAGGTTCAaaggcttctcttccttctcttcctttctgtctATCTGCTTATCCTCCTGGGAAATGTCACAATCATCTTGTTGATCCGCTCCAACACACAGCTCCTCCATACTCCCATGTACTTCCTGCTCAGCCACCTTGCCCTAGCTGACCTTGGTTTCACCTCCACCACCATCCCCAAGGTATTAGATAACCTGCTGTCTCAGAAAAAGACTATCTCCTACCATGGTTGTCTGGCCCAGATGTATTTCTATATGTCTTTTGGCAACACAGACAGCTTCCTGCTGGCTTCCATGGCCTATGACCGCTATGTGGCTATCTGCTGCCCGCTACACTATTCTAACATGATGAGCCACAGGCGTTGCCTTCAACTGGCCACAGTGTCCTGGCTTCTCCCCATAATTGACTCACTGCTTTATAGTGTTTTGCTATCCCGTGTTGAGTTCTGTGACCCTGAAGAGATCCCTCATTTCTTCTGTGATGTTGTCCCATTATTGTCTGTCTGCTGCTCTGATACGAGCCTTATAGAAACACTTCTGCTGACTGAGGGGATGGTGGATATCCTGGGGCCCTTTGTGGTCATTATTCTTTCATACGCCCTCATCTTTTATACCATCATGAAAATTCCATCTGCCGTCGGGAAGCGCAAGGCTTTTTCCACATGTGGGTCCCACATTTGCGTGGTGATCTTGTTCTACGGCACTGTAAGCTGGGTGTATTTAAAGCCGAATTCCAAGAACTTAGACCACCAGGACACAGTTGCAGCTGTGTTGTATACCATAGTGACCCCCGTGTTGAATCCTTTCATCTACAGCCTCAGAAACAGCGAGATGAGGGCGGCCATGAAGAGGGTCATTACGCGGCATTTTTGA
- the LOC132581975 gene encoding olfactory receptor 1E16-like: MSPMNHRNTTEVSEFLLRGFTSQPEVQRLLFPLFLSVYLLILLGNVTIILLIRSNTQLLQTPMYFLLSHLALADLGFTSTTIPKALDNLLSQKKTISYRGCLSQIYFYSFFGNSDSFLLASMAYDRYVAICCPLRYSNMMSHRRCLQLATVSWLLPIIDSLLYTLLLSHVEFCDPEEIPHFFCDLVPLLSVCCSDTSLIETLLLTEGMVDILGPFVVIILSYALIFYSIMKIPSAVGKRKAFSTCGSHICVVVLFYGTVSWVYLKPNSKNLDYQDTVAAVMYTMVTPVLNPFIYSLRNSEMKTAMKRVIMRHF, encoded by the coding sequence ATGAGTCCAATGAATCACAGGAACACAACAGAAGTTTCTGAGTTTCTCCTCCGAGGTTTTACATCCCAGCCAGAGGTCCAAAGgcttctcttccctctcttcctttctgtCTATCTGCTCATCCTCCTGGGAAATGTCACAATCATCTTGTTGATCCGCTCCAACACGCAGCTCCTCCAGACTCCCATGTACTTCCTGCTCAGCCACCTTGCCCTAGCTGACCTTGGTTTCACCTCCACCACCATCCCCAAGGCATTAGATAACCTGCTGTCTCAGAAGAAGACTATCTCCTACCGTGGTTGTCTTTCTCAAATATATTTCTATTCATTTTTTGGCAACTCAGACAGCTTCCTACTGGCTTCCATGGCCTACGACCGTTATGTGGCTATCTGCTGCCCGCTACGCTATTCTAACATGATGAGCCACAGGCGTTGCCTTCAACTGGCCACAGTGTCCTGGCTTCTCCCCATAATTGACTCACTGCTTTATACTCTTTTGCTATCCCATGTTGAGTTCTGTGACCCTGAAGAGATCCCTCATTTCTTCTGTGATCTTGTCCCATTATTGTCTGTCTGCTGCTCTGATACGAGCCTCATAGAAACACTTCTGCTGACTGAGGGGATGGTGGATATCCTGGGGCCCTTTGTGGTCATTATTCTTTCGTACGCCCTCATCTTTTATTCCATCATGAAAATTCCATCTGCCGTCGGGAAGCGCAAGGCTTTCTCCACATGCGGGTCCCACATTTGCGTGGTGGTCTTGTTCTACGGCACTGTAAGCTGGGTGTATTTAAAGCCGAATTCCAAGAACTTAGACTACCAGGACACAGTGGCAGCTGTGATGTATACCATGGTGACCCCCGTGTTGAATCCTTTCATCTACAGCCTCAGGAACAGCGAGATGAAGACGGCCATGAAGAGGGTCATTATGCGGCATTTTTGA
- the LOC132581545 gene encoding olfactory receptor 1E16-like: protein MSPMNHRNTTEVSEFLLRGFPLLLEVQRLLFPLFLSIYLLILLGNVTIILLIHSDTQLLQTPMYFLLSHLALADLGFTSTTIPKALDNLLSQKKTISYRGCLAQMYFYMSFGNAGSFLLASMAYDRYVAICCPLHYSTMMSHRRCLQLAAVSWLLSIIDSLLYTVLLSRVEFCDPEEIPHFFCDIYPVLDVSCSDTSLIETLMVTEGTVQILGPFVLIIISYILIFYTIMKIPCAIGKRKAFFTCGSHICVVVLFYGTVSWVYLKPNSKKLDHQDTVAAVMYTIVTPVLNPFIYSLRNTEMKAAMKKIIKRHF, encoded by the coding sequence ATGAGTCCAATGAATCACAGGAACACAACTGAAGTTTCTGAGTTCCTCCTCCGAGGTTTTCCATTGCTGCTGGAGGTCCAAAGgcttctcttccctctcttcctttccatCTATCTGCTCATCCTCCTAGGAAACGTCACAATCATCCTGTTGATCCATTCTGACACACAGCTCCTCCAGACTCCCATGTACTTCCTGCTCAGCCACCTTGCCCTAGCTGACCTTGGTTTCACCTCCACCACCATCCCCAAGGCATTAGATAACCTGCTGTCTCAGAAGAAGACTATCTCCTACCGTGGTTGTCTGGCCCAGATGTATTTCTATATGTCTTTTGGCAATGCAGGCAGCTTCCTGCTGGCTTCCATGGCCTATGACCGCTATGTGGCTATTTGTTGCCCACTGCACTATTCCACCATGATGAGCCACAGGCGTTGCCTTCAACTGGCCGCAGTGTCCTGGCTCCTCTCCATAATTGACTCACTGCTTTATACTGTTTTGCTATCCCGTGTTGAGTTCTGTGACCCTGAAGAGATCCCTCATTTCTTCTGTGACATTTACCCTGttctggatgtctcttgctcTGACACAAGCCTCATAGAAACACTTATGGTAACTGAGGGGACGGTGCAGATCCTGGGGCCGTTTGTACTGATTATCATTTCGTATATACTCATCTTTTATACCATCATGAAAATCCCATGTGCCATCGGGAAGCGCAAGGCTTTCTTTACATGCGGGTCCCACATTTGCGTGGTGGTCTTGTTCTACGGCACTGTAAGCTGGGTGTATTTAAAGCCAAATTCCAAGAAGTTAGACCACCAGGACACGGTGGCAGCTGTTATGTATACCATAGTGACCCCCGTGTTGAATCCTTTCATCTACAGCCTCAGGAACACCGAGATGAAGGCAGCCATGAAGAAGATAATTAAGCGGCATTTTTGA